The proteins below are encoded in one region of Paraburkholderia phenazinium:
- the lapB gene encoding lipopolysaccharide assembly protein LapB: MDLDFWWLLVIPVAFAFGWMAARYDLKTLLSESANLPRSYFRGLNFLLNEQPDQAIDAFIEVVKLDPETIELHFALGNLFRRRGETDRAIRVHQNLLSRADLPVTERDHALYELGQDFLKAGLLDRAEETFRSLETGDYALGAQRALLTIYEIEKDWNKSIDTARHLETMGAESLDKEIGQFHCELAQEALQQKNPAESRRQLHLALKANPHSVRATILFGDVDMAGGAQEAAIAQWRKVEEQNSSYLPLVAEKLMKAYEALGRPEDGADLLTTWVDRYPTNDLLDVAYQYVAALRGQDAAHTLARSQMQKSPNLAGMTRLLEAQQATAEEPRRSELELMRTLIRQRTKNLPRYTCQNCGFRARLFYWQCPGCSGWETYAPRRVEPITASS; this comes from the coding sequence ATGGATCTAGACTTCTGGTGGCTGCTCGTCATACCTGTCGCTTTCGCGTTCGGCTGGATGGCCGCGCGTTACGACCTCAAGACGCTGTTGTCCGAGAGCGCCAACCTGCCGCGTTCATACTTCCGTGGCCTCAATTTTCTCCTTAACGAACAGCCGGACCAGGCCATCGATGCGTTCATCGAGGTCGTCAAGCTCGATCCAGAAACCATCGAACTGCATTTCGCGCTTGGTAACCTGTTCCGTCGTCGCGGCGAGACTGATCGCGCGATTCGCGTGCATCAAAATCTGCTGAGCCGCGCCGACCTGCCCGTCACCGAGCGCGATCACGCGCTCTACGAGTTGGGCCAGGATTTTCTGAAGGCGGGTCTGCTCGACCGGGCGGAAGAGACGTTCCGCTCGCTCGAGACCGGCGATTACGCGCTGGGTGCGCAGCGTGCGCTGCTCACCATCTACGAAATCGAGAAGGACTGGAACAAGTCGATCGACACCGCGCGCCACCTCGAAACGATGGGCGCCGAATCGCTGGACAAGGAAATCGGCCAATTCCACTGCGAGCTGGCGCAGGAAGCGTTGCAGCAAAAGAATCCCGCAGAGTCCCGCCGCCAGTTGCATCTGGCGTTGAAGGCGAACCCGCACAGCGTGCGCGCCACCATTCTGTTTGGCGACGTGGATATGGCAGGCGGCGCGCAGGAAGCGGCGATCGCGCAGTGGCGCAAGGTCGAGGAGCAGAATTCTTCATATCTGCCGCTCGTCGCGGAGAAGCTGATGAAGGCCTACGAGGCGCTCGGACGTCCGGAGGACGGGGCGGATCTGCTGACGACGTGGGTCGACCGCTATCCCACGAACGATCTGCTCGATGTCGCCTACCAGTACGTCGCGGCCCTGCGCGGGCAGGACGCGGCGCACACGCTCGCGCGCTCGCAGATGCAGAAGTCGCCCAATCTGGCGGGCATGACGCGCCTGCTCGAAGCGCAGCAGGCCACGGCGGAAGAACCGCGGCGCAGCGAACTCGAACTGATGCGCACGCTGATCAGGCAGCGCACCAAAAATCTGCCACGGTATACGTGCCAGAATTGCGGTTTCCGGGCACGCCTTTTCTACTGGCAGTGTCCGGGTTGCAGCGGGTGGGAAACCTATGCGCCGCGCCGGGTCGAACCGATCACGGCGTCGAGCTGA
- a CDS encoding prephenate dehydrogenase, whose product MIDVAGFSFNKLVIFGVGLIGGSLARALRERGDAAGSRTVIGVGRSSASTARALELGVIDATASLADDAALRAALSGADFVLLAAPVAQTQPLLERIAPFLDPVTIVTDAGSTKSDVVASARAALGERISQFVPGHPIAGRESSGVDAALPDLYVGRNVVLCALPENPPEAVERVAAMWRTTGAAVHAMTPAQHDRVFASVSHLPHLLSFALVEQILNSPDAALKFSFAAGGFRDFTRIAASSPEMWRDICVANRIALLDELDGYTAVLAQLRAAVEAADGAALEAVFARSREARTEWQEQRAALAAAPDAAK is encoded by the coding sequence GTGATCGACGTGGCTGGGTTTTCTTTTAACAAGCTGGTGATTTTTGGTGTCGGCCTGATCGGCGGCTCGCTTGCGCGCGCGCTACGCGAGCGCGGCGATGCGGCAGGCTCGCGTACCGTGATTGGCGTGGGCCGCTCGTCCGCATCGACTGCGCGGGCGCTCGAACTCGGTGTGATCGACGCTACGGCCTCGCTCGCGGATGACGCAGCGCTGCGTGCCGCGCTGTCCGGCGCGGATTTTGTGCTACTGGCGGCGCCCGTGGCACAGACCCAGCCGCTGCTCGAACGGATCGCGCCGTTTCTCGACCCGGTTACCATCGTCACCGACGCAGGCAGCACCAAGTCCGATGTCGTTGCCTCGGCGCGCGCCGCGCTGGGCGAACGGATTAGCCAGTTCGTGCCGGGCCATCCGATTGCCGGACGCGAGTCGAGCGGAGTGGACGCCGCTTTGCCTGATCTGTACGTCGGCCGTAACGTGGTTCTGTGCGCGTTGCCGGAGAATCCGCCTGAGGCGGTGGAGCGCGTCGCCGCCATGTGGCGCACGACCGGCGCAGCGGTGCATGCGATGACGCCGGCGCAGCATGACCGTGTCTTCGCTTCGGTGAGCCACTTGCCGCATCTGTTGTCGTTTGCGCTGGTCGAGCAGATTCTCAATTCTCCCGACGCTGCGCTGAAGTTTTCTTTCGCTGCAGGCGGCTTCCGCGATTTCACGCGGATTGCCGCATCGAGCCCGGAAATGTGGCGCGACATCTGCGTAGCGAACCGTATAGCGCTGCTCGACGAACTGGACGGCTACACGGCGGTGCTTGCGCAGTTGCGTGCGGCCGTCGAGGCCGCGGACGGCGCCGCGCTCGAGGCCGTATTCGCCCGCTCGCGCGAGGCGCGCACCGAATGGCAGGAACAGCGCGCGGCGCTAGCCGCTGCCCCCGACGCCGCGAAATAA
- a CDS encoding integration host factor subunit beta, which yields MTKSELVAQLATRFPQLVLKDADFAVKTMLDAMSEALANGHRIEIRGFGSFGLNRRPSRVGRNPKSGEKVLVPEKFVPHFKPGKELRERVDRRAGEPLKDEEPDDDL from the coding sequence ATGACCAAATCGGAATTGGTCGCCCAGCTGGCTACGCGATTTCCGCAGCTTGTACTTAAAGATGCGGATTTCGCGGTGAAGACGATGCTTGATGCGATGTCGGAGGCGCTTGCCAACGGCCATCGCATTGAAATTCGCGGCTTCGGCAGCTTCGGCCTCAACCGCCGTCCCTCCCGTGTGGGGCGCAATCCGAAATCGGGCGAAAAGGTGCTGGTACCTGAGAAGTTCGTGCCGCATTTCAAGCCTGGCAAGGAACTGCGCGAGCGGGTAGACCGCCGCGCGGGCGAGCCATTGAAGGACGAAGAGCCGGACGACGATCTGTAA
- a CDS encoding lipopolysaccharide assembly protein LapA domain-containing protein, producing the protein MKFIVWLIRVLVFVLLLVLALSNTQTATLNFLAGYAWSAPLILIGLAFFVVGLLAGLVSAVPALVRLRLENGRLKRELRVAREAPVVVETPPLPPLI; encoded by the coding sequence ATGAAATTTATCGTCTGGCTGATCCGCGTTCTGGTGTTCGTGCTCCTGCTGGTGCTCGCACTCTCCAACACGCAAACCGCTACGCTGAATTTCCTGGCCGGTTACGCGTGGTCCGCTCCGCTGATCCTGATCGGCCTCGCGTTCTTTGTGGTCGGCCTTCTGGCGGGGCTCGTGTCGGCGGTACCGGCGCTGGTCCGGTTGCGGCTCGAGAACGGCCGTCTCAAGCGCGAGTTGCGCGTGGCACGCGAGGCGCCTGTGGTGGTCGAAACGCCGCCGCTGCCGCCGCTGATCTAG
- a CDS encoding UDP-glucose dehydrogenase family protein, with translation MKITIIGTGYVGLVTGACLAEIGHDVFCLDVDPRKIEILNNGGVPIHEPGLQEIIARTRAARRITFSTDVEASVAHGEVQFIAVGTPPDEDGSADLQYVLEAARNIGRTMNGFKVIVDKSTVPVGTAQRVRAVVQEELAKRGLAGSDQHRFSVVSNPEFLKEGAAVDDFMRPDRIVLGHDEDEAGQRARELMKRLYAPFNRNHERTLYMDVRSAEFTKYAANAMLATRISFMNEMANLADRVGADIEAVRRGIGSDPRIGYHFLYAGCGYGGSCFPKDVQALVRTASESGHNLRILEAVEAVNNEQKEVLVRKITSTLGEDLSGRTFAVWGLAFKPNTDDMREAPSRRIIAELLARGAKVRAYDPVALNEARRVFAIDLHDAPEQLARLHFASTQDETLTGADALVIVTEWKEFKSPDFLHLKSVLKTPLIFDGRNLYEPEAMTELGIDYHSIGRPYAQPSELPADV, from the coding sequence ATGAAAATCACCATCATCGGCACGGGCTATGTCGGGCTTGTCACTGGCGCGTGTCTTGCCGAAATCGGTCACGACGTTTTCTGCCTGGATGTCGATCCGCGCAAGATCGAAATCCTCAACAACGGTGGCGTCCCCATCCACGAACCGGGCCTGCAGGAAATCATCGCCCGTACGCGGGCTGCACGGCGCATCACGTTTTCGACGGACGTCGAAGCGAGCGTGGCGCACGGTGAAGTGCAGTTCATCGCGGTCGGCACGCCGCCCGATGAAGACGGCTCGGCTGACCTGCAGTACGTCCTTGAAGCGGCGCGCAATATCGGCCGCACCATGAACGGCTTCAAGGTGATTGTCGACAAGTCGACGGTCCCGGTCGGCACCGCGCAACGCGTGCGCGCGGTCGTGCAGGAGGAACTGGCGAAGCGCGGTTTGGCCGGCAGCGACCAGCATCGCTTCTCGGTGGTCTCGAATCCGGAATTCCTCAAGGAGGGGGCTGCAGTCGATGACTTCATGCGCCCCGACCGTATCGTGCTAGGCCACGACGAAGACGAAGCCGGCCAACGTGCCCGCGAACTCATGAAGCGCCTGTATGCGCCGTTCAACCGCAATCACGAACGCACGCTCTACATGGATGTGCGCTCGGCGGAATTCACGAAGTACGCCGCTAATGCGATGCTTGCCACGCGCATTTCGTTCATGAACGAGATGGCGAACCTCGCTGACCGCGTTGGCGCCGATATCGAAGCGGTCCGTCGCGGCATCGGTTCGGACCCGCGCATCGGCTATCACTTCCTGTATGCCGGATGCGGTTACGGCGGCTCATGCTTCCCGAAGGACGTGCAGGCGCTGGTGCGTACTGCCAGTGAAAGCGGCCACAATCTGCGCATTCTCGAAGCCGTCGAAGCAGTGAACAACGAGCAGAAAGAAGTGCTCGTGCGCAAGATCACCAGCACGCTCGGCGAAGACCTGAGCGGCCGCACGTTTGCCGTGTGGGGTCTCGCGTTCAAGCCGAACACCGACGATATGCGTGAAGCGCCGAGCCGGCGCATCATCGCCGAACTTCTGGCTCGCGGCGCCAAGGTGCGCGCGTACGATCCTGTTGCGCTCAACGAAGCGCGCCGGGTGTTCGCGATCGACCTGCACGACGCGCCCGAGCAACTGGCCCGTCTGCATTTCGCGAGCACGCAGGACGAAACGCTCACAGGCGCGGACGCGCTGGTGATCGTCACCGAATGGAAGGAGTTCAAGAGCCCCGACTTCCTGCACCTGAAATCGGTGCTGAAGACGCCGCTCATTTTCGACGGCCGTAACCTTTACGAACCGGAAGCGATGACCGAACTGGGCATCGATTACCACTCGATTGGACGTCCTTATGCCCAACCCTCCGAACTCCCAGCCGATGTCTGA
- the cmk gene encoding (d)CMP kinase, which yields MKPTRPFHQTPVITIDGPTASGKGTVAALVAANLGFHLLDSGALYRLAALASQRYNIAVDDPDALAKLIDDLHITFREGLAQLDGVDVSSEIRAEEVGKRASAIAVHAPVRAALVARQRAFRKEPGLVADGRDMGTVIFQDAALKVFLTASAEARAARRHKQLIQKGFSANIDDLLRDLRERDARDSQRVAAPLKPAADAKLLDTSTLSVDQAVDQVVQWYRALLPIA from the coding sequence ATGAAACCGACCCGTCCCTTTCACCAGACGCCCGTCATTACGATCGACGGCCCGACCGCCTCCGGCAAAGGCACCGTGGCCGCGCTGGTCGCCGCCAATCTCGGCTTCCATCTGCTGGATAGCGGCGCCCTGTACCGGCTCGCCGCGCTGGCCAGCCAGCGCTACAACATCGCGGTGGACGATCCCGACGCCCTTGCCAAACTGATCGACGACCTCCATATCACGTTCCGCGAGGGGCTCGCGCAACTCGACGGCGTCGACGTTTCAAGCGAGATTCGCGCTGAAGAAGTCGGCAAACGGGCCTCGGCGATTGCCGTCCACGCACCCGTGAGAGCCGCTCTGGTGGCCCGTCAGCGGGCTTTTCGCAAGGAGCCGGGGCTGGTTGCGGACGGCCGCGATATGGGCACTGTTATCTTCCAGGATGCTGCGCTCAAAGTGTTTCTGACCGCCAGCGCCGAGGCCCGCGCCGCTCGCCGGCATAAGCAATTGATCCAAAAAGGTTTTTCTGCTAATATAGATGACTTGCTCCGGGATTTGCGTGAACGCGACGCGCGCGATAGTCAGCGTGTAGCCGCGCCACTCAAGCCTGCAGCGGATGCAAAGCTGCTCGACACTTCCACGTTGTCGGTCGACCAGGCGGTCGATCAGGTGGTGCAGTGGTATCGGGCGCTTTTGCCCATCGCTTGA
- the rfaD gene encoding ADP-glyceromanno-heptose 6-epimerase — protein sequence MTLIVTGAAGFIGSNIVKALNERGEQRIIAVDNLTRADKFKNLVDCEIDDYLDKTEFVERFARGDFGKVRAIFHEGACSDTMETDGRYMMDNNFRYSRAVLDACLAQGVQFLYASSAATYGGSSRFVEEREVEQPLNVYGYSKFLFDQVIRRVLPTAKSQIAGFRYFNVYGQRETHKARMASVAFHNFNQFRAEGKVKLFGEYNGYAAGEQTRDFVSVEDVTKVNLHFFDHPERSGIFNLGSGRAQPFNDIATTVVNTLRALNNEPPLSLAEQVQRGLIEYIPFPDALRGKYQCFTQADLTKLRAAGYDEPFLSVQEGVDRYVRWLFGQL from the coding sequence ATGACCCTTATCGTCACCGGCGCGGCCGGCTTTATCGGCAGCAATATCGTAAAAGCGCTCAACGAGCGCGGCGAACAACGCATCATCGCCGTCGACAATCTCACGCGCGCCGACAAGTTCAAGAACCTGGTCGATTGCGAGATCGACGACTATCTCGACAAGACCGAATTCGTCGAACGCTTTGCGCGCGGCGATTTCGGCAAGGTCCGCGCGATCTTCCACGAAGGCGCCTGTTCGGACACGATGGAAACCGACGGCCGCTACATGATGGACAACAACTTCCGCTACAGCCGCGCGGTACTCGACGCGTGCCTCGCGCAGGGCGTGCAGTTTCTGTACGCATCGTCCGCGGCGACGTATGGCGGCTCGAGCCGCTTCGTGGAAGAGCGCGAAGTGGAGCAACCGCTCAACGTCTACGGCTATTCGAAGTTCCTGTTCGATCAGGTGATTCGCCGCGTGCTGCCCACCGCGAAAAGCCAGATTGCCGGCTTTCGTTACTTCAACGTCTACGGCCAGCGCGAAACGCACAAGGCGCGGATGGCGTCGGTTGCGTTCCACAACTTCAACCAGTTCCGCGCCGAGGGCAAGGTCAAGCTGTTCGGCGAATACAACGGCTATGCTGCCGGCGAGCAGACGCGCGATTTCGTTTCGGTGGAAGACGTGACGAAGGTCAATCTGCACTTCTTCGATCACCCGGAGAGGTCGGGCATCTTCAATCTCGGCAGCGGCCGTGCACAGCCGTTCAACGACATTGCGACGACCGTCGTCAACACGTTGCGCGCGCTCAACAACGAGCCGCCGCTCTCGCTTGCCGAGCAGGTGCAGCGCGGCTTGATCGAGTACATTCCGTTTCCCGATGCGCTGCGCGGCAAGTACCAGTGCTTCACGCAGGCCGATCTCACGAAGCTGCGCGCAGCTGGTTACGATGAGCCGTTCCTGAGCGTGCAGGAAGGCGTCGATCGTTACGTACGTTGGCTATTCGGCCAGCTATAA
- a CDS encoding ComEA family DNA-binding protein has product MLRKIMVTAAMLAAFGHAYASVDINTANEAGLRGIKGIGPAKAKAILEERDAHGPFKDPTDLSKRVKGMGGHTVERLQAEGLAVGPAGAAAGVQAAAPAQGNAATAATAVSQPATATGAQKGSAAVVVKK; this is encoded by the coding sequence ATGTTGCGAAAAATCATGGTTACGGCGGCAATGCTCGCCGCATTCGGCCACGCCTACGCGTCGGTCGACATCAATACGGCCAACGAGGCTGGGCTGCGTGGCATCAAGGGCATTGGCCCCGCCAAGGCGAAAGCCATTCTCGAAGAGCGCGACGCGCACGGTCCGTTCAAGGATCCCACGGATCTCAGCAAGCGTGTCAAAGGCATGGGCGGGCATACCGTCGAGCGCCTGCAGGCGGAAGGTCTCGCTGTCGGTCCGGCTGGTGCTGCTGCTGGGGTACAGGCTGCGGCGCCTGCGCAGGGCAACGCCGCGACCGCTGCGACCGCAGTGTCTCAGCCGGCTACGGCAACGGGTGCGCAAAAGGGTAGCGCGGCAGTGGTGGTGAAGAAATAG
- the rpsA gene encoding 30S ribosomal protein S1: MQISIFMSDLQTSTPNTESFAALFEESLTKQDMRAGEVISAEVVRVDHNFVVVNAGLKSEAYIPLEEFLNDAGEVEVQAGDFVSVAIDALENGYGDTILSRDKAKRLASWLSLEKALDNNELVTGTITGKVKGGMTVMVNGIRAFLPGSLVDTRPVKDTTPYEGKTLEFRVIKLDRKRNNVVLSRRAVIEATQGEERAKLLETLKEGAIVEGVVKNITDYGAFVDLGGIDGLLHITDIAWRRVRHPSEVLSVGQEVTAKILKFDQEKNRVSLGIKQLGDDPWEGISRRYPSGTRLFGKVTNITDYGAFVEVESGIEGLVHVSEMDWTNKNVAPSKVVQLGDEVEVMVLEIDEDRRRISLGMKQCKPNPWDDFSRNFKKGDKLQGAIKSITDFGVFIGLPGGIDGLVHLSDLSWSETGEEAVRKYKKGDEVEAIVLGIDVEKERISLGIKQLEGDPFSNFVAMNDKGSIVDGVVKTVDAKGAVVQLSAEVEGYLRASEIAQDRVEDARNVLKEGDKVNAMIINIDRKSRGINLSIKAKDSAEQQEAIRGLASSDSSAAATGTTNLGALLKAKLDGQNQ; encoded by the coding sequence ATGCAAATTTCGATTTTTATGTCCGACCTGCAAACCTCTACCCCGAATACCGAATCTTTTGCGGCTCTGTTCGAAGAGTCGCTGACCAAGCAAGACATGCGCGCTGGCGAAGTGATCTCCGCCGAAGTCGTGCGCGTTGACCACAACTTCGTGGTCGTCAACGCTGGTCTCAAGTCCGAAGCCTACATCCCGCTCGAAGAGTTCCTGAACGACGCGGGCGAGGTAGAAGTGCAGGCGGGCGACTTCGTTTCCGTCGCGATCGACGCGCTGGAAAACGGCTATGGCGACACCATCCTGTCGCGCGACAAGGCGAAGCGTCTGGCTTCGTGGCTGTCGCTGGAAAAGGCCCTCGACAACAACGAACTCGTGACCGGCACGATCACGGGCAAGGTCAAGGGCGGCATGACCGTCATGGTCAACGGCATCCGCGCGTTCCTGCCGGGTTCGCTGGTTGATACGCGTCCGGTCAAGGACACGACCCCGTACGAAGGCAAGACGCTGGAATTCCGCGTCATCAAGCTCGACCGCAAGCGTAACAACGTCGTGCTGTCGCGCCGTGCTGTGATCGAAGCCACCCAGGGCGAAGAGCGCGCAAAGCTGCTCGAAACGCTGAAGGAAGGCGCGATTGTGGAAGGCGTAGTGAAGAACATCACGGACTACGGCGCATTCGTGGACCTCGGCGGTATCGACGGCCTGCTGCACATCACCGACATCGCATGGCGTCGTGTGCGTCACCCGAGCGAAGTGCTGTCGGTTGGCCAGGAAGTCACCGCGAAGATCCTCAAGTTCGATCAGGAAAAGAACCGCGTTTCGCTGGGCATCAAGCAACTCGGCGACGACCCGTGGGAAGGCATTTCCCGCCGTTACCCGTCGGGCACGCGCCTGTTCGGTAAGGTCACCAACATCACCGACTACGGCGCATTCGTCGAAGTGGAATCGGGCATCGAAGGCCTCGTCCACGTGTCGGAAATGGACTGGACGAACAAGAACGTTGCACCGTCGAAGGTTGTTCAGCTGGGCGACGAAGTCGAAGTCATGGTTCTGGAAATCGACGAAGACCGCCGCCGTATCAGCCTCGGCATGAAGCAATGCAAGCCGAATCCGTGGGATGACTTCAGCCGCAACTTCAAGAAGGGCGACAAGCTGCAAGGCGCAATCAAGTCGATCACCGACTTCGGCGTCTTCATCGGTCTGCCTGGCGGCATCGACGGTCTGGTTCACCTGTCGGACCTGTCGTGGAGCGAAACGGGCGAAGAAGCAGTTCGCAAGTACAAGAAGGGCGACGAAGTGGAAGCGATCGTTCTCGGCATCGACGTCGAGAAGGAACGTATTTCGCTGGGTATCAAGCAACTCGAAGGCGACCCGTTCAGCAACTTCGTTGCAATGAACGACAAGGGTTCGATCGTCGACGGCGTGGTCAAGACGGTAGATGCGAAGGGTGCAGTGGTCCAGCTGTCGGCGGAAGTCGAAGGCTACCTGCGTGCTTCGGAAATCGCCCAGGACCGCGTGGAAGATGCTCGCAACGTGCTGAAGGAAGGCGACAAGGTCAATGCGATGATCATCAACATCGATCGCAAGTCGCGTGGTATCAACCTGTCGATCAAGGCCAAGGACTCGGCTGAGCAACAGGAAGCGATCCGCGGCCTGGCTTCGTCGGATTCGAGCGCGGCTGCAACCGGCACGACGAACCTCGGCGCGCTGTTGAAGGCCAAGCTCGACGGCCAGAACCAGTAA
- the rfaE1 gene encoding D-glycero-beta-D-manno-heptose-7-phosphate kinase, which yields MPNPPNSQPMSESVNETTVSTSAPISVPRERLGGARVLVVGDVMLDRYWFGDVNRISPEAPVPVVHVQKQEDRLGGAANVARNAVALGAQAGLLCVVGHDEPGERIIQLLGDSGVVPHLERDPALLTTIKLRVLSRQQQLLRVDFENTPAHEVLLASLARFDELLSSHDVILMSDYAKGGLTHVTKMIAKAHAAGKPVLVDPKGDDWERYRGATLITPNRAELREVVGQWKSEDDLIARVTKLRAELEFKALLLTRSEEGMTLFSDDGILHASAVAREVYDVSGAGDTVIATLAVMLGAGLSLVDAVALANRAAGIVVGKLGTATVDYDELFL from the coding sequence ATGCCCAACCCTCCGAACTCCCAGCCGATGTCTGAGTCCGTCAACGAAACCACCGTGTCCACTTCTGCACCCATCTCGGTACCGCGCGAGAGGCTCGGCGGTGCACGTGTGCTGGTGGTCGGCGACGTCATGCTCGACCGTTACTGGTTTGGCGACGTCAACCGTATTTCACCTGAGGCACCGGTGCCTGTCGTGCATGTGCAGAAGCAGGAAGATCGCCTCGGCGGCGCGGCCAACGTGGCGCGCAACGCCGTCGCCCTCGGCGCGCAGGCGGGATTGTTGTGCGTGGTCGGTCATGACGAGCCGGGTGAGCGAATCATCCAGTTGCTCGGTGACAGCGGCGTGGTACCGCATCTGGAACGCGATCCTGCTCTGCTGACCACCATCAAGCTGCGTGTCCTGTCACGCCAGCAGCAGTTGCTGCGGGTCGACTTCGAGAATACGCCCGCGCATGAAGTACTGCTCGCGAGCCTGGCGCGCTTTGACGAACTGCTGTCCTCCCATGACGTGATCCTGATGTCGGACTACGCCAAGGGCGGCCTGACACACGTCACGAAGATGATTGCGAAGGCGCACGCGGCCGGCAAGCCAGTGCTCGTCGACCCGAAGGGTGACGATTGGGAACGCTATCGCGGCGCCACGCTGATCACGCCGAATCGCGCCGAGTTGCGCGAGGTGGTCGGGCAATGGAAATCCGAAGACGATCTGATCGCGCGCGTGACGAAGCTGCGCGCGGAGCTCGAGTTCAAGGCGCTGCTGCTGACGCGCTCGGAAGAGGGCATGACGCTCTTCTCCGACGACGGCATTCTGCACGCCTCGGCCGTTGCGCGTGAAGTGTATGATGTCTCGGGTGCGGGCGACACCGTGATCGCCACGCTGGCCGTGATGCTCGGCGCGGGCCTGTCGCTCGTCGACGCTGTTGCGCTTGCGAACCGCGCGGCCGGCATCGTGGTCGGCAAGCTGGGCACCGCTACCGTCGACTACGACGAACTCTTTCTCTAA
- the aroA gene encoding 3-phosphoshikimate 1-carboxyvinyltransferase, giving the protein MEYLDLGPFSRASGTIRLPGSKSISNRVLLLSALAEGETTITNLLDSDDTRVMLDALEKLGVKLKREGDECVVTGTRGAFTAKTADLFLGNAGTAVRSLTAALAVNGGSYRIHGVPRMHERPIGDLVDGLRQIGARIDYEGDEGFPPLRIREGQIAVDAPIRVRGDVSSQFLTGLLMTLPLLRTESGVTVIQVDGELISKPYVEITLKLMERFGIKVERHGWHQFTVPAGQRYQSPGKIMVEGDASSASYFLAAGALGGGPLRVEGVGRASIQGDVGFADALIRMGANMSMGDDWIEVRGVGHDHGKLEPIDMDCNLIPDAAMTIAVAALFADGTTTLRNIASWRVKETDRLAAMATELRKVGAKVVEGEDYIAVTPPEQLTPNAAIDTYDDHRMAMCFSLVSLGGVPVRINDPKCVAKTVPDYFERFTALAQP; this is encoded by the coding sequence ATGGAATACCTCGATCTCGGACCGTTTTCCCGTGCGTCCGGCACGATTCGCCTGCCAGGTTCGAAGAGCATTTCGAACCGCGTGTTGTTGCTCTCGGCGCTTGCTGAAGGCGAAACGACGATCACCAACCTGCTCGATTCCGACGACACGCGAGTGATGCTCGACGCGCTCGAGAAGCTCGGCGTCAAGCTCAAGCGCGAAGGCGACGAGTGCGTCGTGACGGGCACGCGCGGCGCGTTTACCGCGAAGACCGCCGACCTGTTTCTCGGCAACGCCGGCACGGCGGTGCGCTCGCTGACGGCGGCGCTGGCGGTCAACGGCGGCAGCTATCGCATCCACGGCGTGCCGCGGATGCACGAGCGGCCGATCGGCGACCTCGTCGACGGCCTGCGGCAGATCGGAGCCCGGATCGATTACGAGGGCGACGAAGGCTTTCCGCCGCTGCGGATTCGCGAAGGCCAGATCGCCGTCGATGCACCGATCCGCGTGCGCGGCGACGTATCGAGCCAGTTCCTGACCGGGCTGCTGATGACCTTGCCGCTGCTGCGCACGGAAAGCGGCGTGACGGTGATTCAGGTGGACGGCGAACTGATCTCCAAGCCCTATGTCGAGATCACTCTCAAGCTGATGGAGCGCTTCGGCATCAAGGTCGAGCGTCACGGCTGGCATCAGTTCACGGTGCCGGCGGGGCAGCGCTATCAGTCGCCGGGCAAGATCATGGTGGAGGGCGATGCGTCGTCCGCCTCGTATTTTCTCGCGGCGGGCGCGCTCGGCGGCGGTCCGCTGCGCGTGGAAGGTGTTGGGCGGGCCAGCATCCAGGGCGATGTGGGCTTCGCCGACGCGCTGATCCGCATGGGCGCGAACATGTCGATGGGTGACGACTGGATCGAGGTGCGCGGCGTCGGTCATGACCACGGCAAGCTGGAACCGATCGACATGGATTGCAACCTGATCCCGGACGCAGCCATGACCATTGCCGTCGCGGCGCTGTTCGCCGACGGCACGACCACGTTGCGCAACATTGCGAGCTGGCGCGTCAAGGAAACCGACCGGCTGGCCGCCATGGCGACCGAACTGCGCAAGGTCGGCGCCAAGGTCGTCGAGGGCGAAGACTACATCGCCGTCACGCCGCCGGAGCAACTGACGCCGAACGCCGCCATCGACACCTACGACGACCACCGCATGGCGATGTGCTTCTCGCTGGTGAGCCTCGGCGGCGTGCCGGTGCGTATCAACGATCCGAAGTGCGTCGCCAAGACTGTCCCGGACTATTTCGAGCGCTTCACGGCGTTGGCCCAACCTTGA